A portion of the Anoxybacillus gonensis genome contains these proteins:
- a CDS encoding recombinase family protein, with protein MSTDKLEQQASLQYQKELFYNYIADKGWDLYEFYIDVESGTTAKRKNLQRLIDDARNKKIDVILAKELSRLARNGELSYQIKNLCENHGVHIITLDGAINTLQGNTHMFGLYAWMYEQEAQRTSERVKETLKTRARNGRFKGSVPPYGYTVKDGKLYVRDDETPNIVRRIFHEYLRGDGRDVIARRLYNEGVPTPAEVAGKKNAGDKWNDSTIKLILTNPHYTGDLVQGRTTTVSVTSNKRKKVSDEELIIVPNAHDAIIPRDIFEAVQHQMKLRSKTIPAPKQHLFTNIAYCADCGSGMWYRANRKGYVCGGYARFGKKACSSHVIKEEVLKQTIINDIQSLMQQIDKEHYLKQLEEKAKQSQLSVQKKLDKINKQIDVLKARKRKYIEMLADDKITQEDYQDMIEANNNEINELVVSKKELESLLSSNKVVENIQKLKHELAQFLNFDELTPEILHRLIDRIEIKADGTPKIFYRFSAPKIE; from the coding sequence GTGTCTACTGATAAGTTAGAGCAACAAGCTTCTTTACAGTATCAAAAAGAATTATTTTATAACTATATCGCAGATAAAGGTTGGGATTTGTACGAATTTTACATTGATGTCGAATCAGGAACTACAGCAAAACGCAAAAATTTGCAGCGATTAATTGACGATGCAAGAAACAAAAAAATCGATGTTATTCTAGCCAAAGAGCTTTCACGTTTAGCGAGAAACGGAGAACTATCCTATCAAATCAAAAATCTTTGCGAAAATCACGGGGTTCACATCATTACGCTGGATGGAGCTATTAACACCTTACAAGGAAACACACACATGTTCGGACTTTATGCTTGGATGTATGAACAAGAAGCTCAACGTACAAGTGAACGAGTAAAAGAAACTCTCAAGACTCGTGCTCGGAATGGACGCTTCAAAGGCTCTGTTCCTCCATACGGATATACAGTCAAAGACGGAAAATTGTATGTTCGAGATGATGAAACTCCAAACATTGTTCGCAGAATTTTTCATGAATATTTAAGAGGCGATGGCCGAGATGTAATAGCAAGAAGACTTTATAACGAAGGGGTGCCAACACCAGCTGAAGTAGCTGGAAAAAAGAATGCAGGTGACAAGTGGAATGATTCCACTATCAAACTCATTTTAACGAATCCACACTATACCGGTGATTTGGTTCAAGGACGTACAACTACCGTGAGTGTCACAAGTAACAAACGAAAAAAGGTGTCTGATGAGGAGTTAATTATTGTTCCAAATGCTCATGATGCGATTATTCCAAGGGACATATTTGAAGCTGTACAGCATCAGATGAAATTACGTTCAAAAACCATCCCTGCTCCAAAACAACACCTATTTACGAACATTGCCTATTGCGCTGACTGCGGTAGCGGAATGTGGTATCGAGCAAATCGGAAAGGATACGTCTGTGGTGGATATGCCAGATTCGGCAAAAAAGCTTGCAGCAGCCATGTCATCAAAGAGGAAGTGCTTAAACAAACGATCATTAATGACATCCAGTCTCTCATGCAGCAAATTGATAAGGAACATTATTTAAAACAACTCGAAGAAAAAGCAAAACAATCTCAACTTTCCGTCCAAAAGAAACTGGATAAAATAAACAAACAAATTGATGTTTTAAAAGCACGAAAACGCAAATATATCGAGATGCTCGCCGATGACAAAATCACCCAAGAGGATTATCAAGATATGATTGAAGCAAACAACAATGAAATTAACGAGCTTGTCGTTTCAAAAAAAGAACTCGAATCTTTGTTATCAAGCAATAAAGTTGTTGAGAACATCCAAAAGTTGAAACATGAATTAGCTCAATTTTTAAATTTTGATGAATTAACACCGGAAATTTTGCATCGTTTAATTGATCGTATTGAAATTAAAGCGGATGGAACTCCAAAAATCTTTTATCGATTCTCCGCTCCGAAAATTGAATAA
- a CDS encoding recombinase family protein, producing the protein MLNVVTKLKVLYMRVSSDNQSEEMQLNAAKRYLEQYNSDEVLILCDHGISATKLPLHKRPQLVKLLDLVREDKVDTLLVYQRDRLARDFYEYLTIISELIKHNVNVIFTASDSPQFNKDIVLEGAYAIFAQHEGHLINKRTSDARKQAPHRIFGYDVTKTENGRSYSINEKRGELVKQLFSVSRPIIFSPKSPV; encoded by the coding sequence ATGCTAAACGTAGTGACAAAATTGAAAGTTTTATATATGCGTGTTAGTTCAGATAATCAGAGTGAAGAAATGCAGCTCAATGCTGCAAAGCGTTATTTAGAGCAATATAACTCTGATGAGGTGCTAATCCTTTGCGATCACGGTATATCAGCAACCAAGTTACCTCTTCACAAACGTCCGCAACTGGTAAAATTGCTTGATTTAGTTCGAGAGGACAAAGTGGATACACTACTTGTTTATCAACGTGATCGCTTAGCTCGTGATTTCTACGAGTATTTAACAATTATCTCAGAGCTAATCAAACATAACGTAAATGTTATTTTTACAGCTTCTGATTCACCACAATTTAATAAAGATATTGTTTTAGAAGGAGCATATGCTATCTTTGCACAACATGAAGGCCATCTGATTAATAAACGTACATCTGATGCAAGAAAACAAGCACCCCATCGCATATTCGGATATGACGTTACTAAAACAGAGAATGGTCGTTCCTATTCAATAAATGAAAAACGTGGTGAACTTGTTAAACAACTATTCTCTGTGTCAAGGCCGATTATTTTTTCCCCAAAATCGCCGGTTTAA
- the tnpC gene encoding IS66 family transposase, with product MLTVQQAVFTVESLMGKVQQQKQLIHQLIQENEHLRQENKQLRKENEQLTYRVQELEARTKKNSSNSHLPPSSDRFEKKRSSREPSGKKPGGQEGHEGTTLCQVEHPHHRVVHRVHTCQGCGASLRDVKPFKVDVRQVFDLPPVTMEVTQHEREVKSCPHCRCVQQAEFPSHVTNHVQYGPRLTALVVYLYNIQMIPYQRLRDMMEELYQHPISTGTLVNMVKRGREALEPNMDIIEEALLPSDILHVDETSLRIDGKQAWVHVACTSAYTYLAPHASRGKKATDEIGILPQYKGTMMHDAFGTYPRYTEATHALCHAHHLRDLKGFIEQGHTWAKRMTTFLLSAKQVVEQHGGFLPEEEAKRWERVYDRTLAKAQHRLEGMTPLPKKALSFIRRLQKRKEEALRFLREAHVPFDNNQAERDLRMVKVKENISGTFRQETFAQSFCIARSIVSTLTKHEKNVWDSLCLLLTGETIDRVLSAT from the coding sequence ATGTTGACGGTACAACAAGCTGTATTTACAGTTGAGAGCTTAATGGGCAAAGTCCAACAACAAAAACAGCTCATTCATCAACTCATTCAAGAAAATGAACATTTGCGTCAAGAAAACAAACAGCTACGTAAAGAAAATGAACAACTGACATATCGCGTTCAAGAGCTGGAAGCACGCACGAAAAAAAACAGCTCTAATAGCCATCTGCCCCCATCTTCTGACCGTTTCGAGAAAAAGCGCTCCTCTCGTGAACCGTCTGGCAAAAAGCCTGGCGGACAGGAGGGACATGAGGGAACGACGCTCTGTCAAGTGGAACATCCACACCATCGTGTCGTTCATCGCGTCCATACGTGTCAAGGATGTGGGGCTTCTTTACGTGACGTAAAACCGTTCAAAGTCGATGTCCGTCAAGTGTTTGATCTGCCTCCCGTGACGATGGAAGTCACACAACATGAACGCGAAGTGAAATCATGCCCGCACTGTCGGTGCGTACAACAAGCCGAGTTCCCATCACACGTCACCAATCATGTGCAATATGGTCCACGGCTCACGGCGCTTGTCGTGTATTTATACAATATACAAATGATTCCATATCAACGTTTACGTGACATGATGGAAGAGTTATATCAACATCCGATCAGCACAGGAACACTTGTCAATATGGTCAAACGAGGACGCGAAGCACTCGAACCAAACATGGACATCATCGAGGAAGCATTGCTTCCATCGGATATCTTGCATGTGGATGAAACGAGCTTGCGGATCGATGGCAAACAGGCCTGGGTTCATGTCGCCTGTACATCTGCATATACATACTTAGCTCCTCACGCTTCTCGTGGAAAGAAAGCAACCGATGAAATCGGGATTCTTCCACAATATAAAGGAACGATGATGCATGATGCATTCGGTACGTATCCCAGATACACCGAAGCCACGCATGCCCTTTGTCATGCCCATCATTTACGTGACTTGAAAGGGTTCATCGAACAAGGGCATACATGGGCAAAACGGATGACCACGTTTCTATTATCCGCCAAACAAGTGGTCGAACAACATGGTGGCTTTCTTCCTGAAGAAGAAGCGAAACGTTGGGAGCGCGTGTATGATCGCACACTCGCGAAAGCGCAACATCGGTTGGAAGGGATGACACCGTTGCCAAAAAAAGCGCTCTCCTTCATTCGGCGACTTCAAAAACGGAAGGAAGAAGCGCTGCGCTTTTTGCGTGAAGCTCACGTTCCCTTTGACAACAACCAAGCCGAACGAGATCTTCGCATGGTCAAAGTCAAAGAGAACATCTCAGGGACGTTTCGTCAGGAAACGTTCGCGCAGTCGTTTTGCATCGCAAGAAGCATCGTTTCCACACTCACAAAGCACGAAAAAAACGTGTGGGACTCGTTGTGTCTTCTGTTGACAGGTGAAACGATAGATCGTGTTCTTTCCGCTACGTAG
- a CDS encoding recombinase family protein, with translation MTIPKSNKGIGYIRRSSHKQLDNHSIEIQKREIEIRAKAEGYEIIQWCIDDAVSAYRKTAADRPAMRELFMYIINNEADAVFFYEESRIDRTFNSFVTQIYNPIKALKPNCKFFCTTVSGEWDAHNTITEMKLLFAGQESIIKSKRTKDTQNGLLAKKIRPGSRTPFGYKKVIVDKETGYKTFIPDENAPIVLLIFYLSSWGYSNEKIAKLLNECNVPSPTGNGWHENTIDAILHRYIYAGHLTWNVRKSAHSSSRKPKEEINLIENVYEPIVPPHLWHLVNEMRELKKQTKQFDTPFYLRGIAYCKNCGISLKTKVDTPSKSAKKYMKYVCPNCKQKIDMDAVHEIVFKRFSTQWTQQFYKMRSHAQRLLLQ, from the coding sequence ATGACAATACCCAAATCAAATAAAGGGATCGGTTATATTCGCCGCTCCAGTCATAAGCAACTGGATAACCATTCTATTGAAATTCAAAAGCGCGAGATTGAAATAAGAGCAAAGGCTGAAGGTTACGAAATTATTCAATGGTGTATTGATGACGCAGTTAGTGCCTATCGAAAAACCGCTGCGGATCGACCAGCCATGCGGGAGCTTTTTATGTACATTATTAATAATGAGGCTGATGCTGTTTTCTTCTACGAAGAAAGCCGAATAGACCGTACATTCAACAGCTTTGTAACACAAATTTATAATCCTATTAAAGCTCTTAAACCAAATTGTAAGTTTTTTTGTACTACAGTTTCCGGCGAGTGGGACGCACACAATACGATAACAGAAATGAAATTGTTATTTGCTGGACAGGAATCCATCATTAAATCCAAACGGACTAAAGATACTCAAAATGGTTTACTAGCTAAAAAAATCCGTCCGGGTAGCAGAACACCGTTTGGTTATAAAAAAGTCATCGTTGATAAAGAAACCGGTTATAAAACATTTATTCCCGACGAAAATGCCCCTATTGTCTTACTCATTTTTTATCTATCTTCTTGGGGATATAGCAATGAAAAAATTGCAAAACTTCTAAACGAATGTAATGTTCCTTCACCAACTGGAAACGGATGGCATGAAAATACAATAGATGCAATCTTACATCGTTATATCTATGCTGGTCACTTAACTTGGAACGTCCGAAAAAGTGCTCATTCTAGTTCCCGTAAACCGAAAGAAGAAATCAATTTAATTGAAAATGTATATGAACCTATTGTGCCACCTCATCTTTGGCATCTCGTCAATGAAATGAGAGAACTCAAAAAACAAACGAAACAATTTGATACGCCGTTTTATTTACGCGGTATTGCTTATTGTAAAAATTGTGGGATTTCTTTAAAGACTAAAGTTGACACACCTAGCAAGTCAGCTAAAAAATATATGAAATATGTTTGTCCGAACTGTAAACAAAAAATCGATATGGATGCCGTTCATGAAATTGTATTTAAACGCTTCTCTACTCAATGGACTCAACAGTTTTATAAGATGAGAAGCCATGCTCAGAGACTACTTCTTCAATGA
- the rlmD gene encoding 23S rRNA (uracil(1939)-C(5))-methyltransferase RlmD — MEAPVAKNEYYDVIFEDLTHDGAGVAKIDGFPIFVPNGLPGEKAKVKVVKVKKGYGFGRLIELYEQSEDRIDAPCSIYKQCGGCQLQHIRYEGQLKAKHKHVKEVLARIGKIEHATVHPVLGMNDPWRYRNKAQVPVGEREGGLVAGFYKERSHDIIDMDACLIQQEMNDIVVQTVKQICEQYNIPAYNEQTHKGVLRHIMARYGATTKEVMVVLITRTEELPHKKKIVEAIVQRVPNVKSIVQNINPKRTNVIMGEHTRVLWGSEYMYDYIGDIRFAISARSFYQVNPEQTKVLYEKALEYAELTGKETVIDAYCGIGTISLFLAKNARKVYGVEIVPEAIADAKRNAELNGITNVEFAVGEAEVIIPKWYEQGVRADCIVVDPPRKGCDESLLQTMIIMKPERIVYVSCNPATLARDLRILEDGGYKTIEVQPVDMFPHTMHVECVSQIVLREN; from the coding sequence ATGGAAGCACCAGTAGCAAAAAATGAATATTACGATGTCATTTTTGAAGATTTAACACACGACGGCGCAGGAGTAGCAAAAATTGATGGTTTTCCAATTTTCGTTCCGAACGGTTTACCAGGCGAAAAAGCGAAAGTGAAAGTTGTCAAAGTGAAAAAAGGGTACGGCTTTGGCCGTTTAATCGAGCTATATGAACAAAGCGAAGATCGCATCGATGCTCCTTGTTCGATTTATAAACAATGCGGTGGATGTCAGCTGCAACATATTCGTTACGAGGGACAGCTGAAAGCAAAACATAAACATGTCAAAGAAGTGCTCGCTCGCATCGGGAAAATTGAACATGCGACCGTTCACCCTGTCCTCGGCATGAACGATCCGTGGCGGTATCGAAACAAAGCGCAAGTACCTGTCGGTGAGCGTGAAGGTGGGCTTGTGGCGGGTTTTTATAAAGAGCGTAGCCACGACATTATCGACATGGACGCCTGTTTGATCCAACAAGAAATGAATGATATCGTCGTGCAAACCGTCAAACAAATTTGCGAGCAATATAACATCCCAGCCTACAATGAACAGACGCATAAAGGTGTGCTTCGTCATATTATGGCACGCTATGGGGCAACGACAAAGGAAGTGATGGTCGTTTTAATTACACGCACCGAGGAGTTGCCGCATAAAAAGAAAATTGTTGAAGCAATTGTACAACGTGTTCCGAACGTGAAGTCCATTGTGCAAAACATAAACCCGAAGCGGACCAATGTCATTATGGGAGAGCATACGCGCGTGCTTTGGGGATCGGAATATATGTATGACTATATCGGCGACATTCGGTTTGCGATTTCTGCCCGTTCCTTTTATCAAGTAAACCCTGAGCAAACGAAAGTACTGTATGAAAAAGCGCTGGAATACGCGGAGTTGACTGGGAAGGAGACAGTCATTGATGCGTATTGTGGCATCGGAACGATTTCACTCTTTTTAGCAAAAAACGCGAGAAAAGTGTACGGGGTCGAAATCGTTCCTGAAGCGATTGCCGATGCGAAACGAAACGCTGAACTAAACGGCATAACAAACGTTGAATTTGCGGTCGGAGAGGCGGAAGTCATCATCCCAAAATGGTACGAGCAAGGAGTGCGAGCTGACTGTATCGTCGTCGATCCTCCTCGAAAAGGCTGTGATGAATCATTGCTACAAACGATGATCATCATGAAACCGGAGCGAATCGTCTACGTCTCATGCAATCCCGCAACACTCGCACGAGATTTGCGCATATTAGAAGACGGTGGATACAAAACGATCGAAGTCCAGCCGGTCGACATGTTCCCGCATACGATGCACGTTGAGTGCGTCTCGCAGATAGTTTTGAGAGAAAATTAA
- a CDS encoding IS982 family transposase produces MQEHFHFTTDRVKLQKQYASILLFVSAQLSSIQIPLQRRNCHLLKQKDEVIITIHVLGKLLGFTSERAWHRFVIGNLFPKALFPERSRYNRRCRALSSAIKWIRHQLAKRGQHHAYAVVDSLPIELCHSARMHRVKRFRGIADIGYCASKKIAFYELKLHLQATDQGLPMGYVVTEASCHDRVAAETVMTQIPHPYNLGDKGYIIQKLQKKLYEEYRVAFWKPVRKNQRVHQSDAWKQWMKRKRKVIETVFSILVDSYRITEIRANSVSGFETALDSILLAYSLVVLGLVER; encoded by the coding sequence ATGCAAGAGCACTTTCATTTTACAACAGATCGTGTCAAACTTCAAAAACAATATGCATCGATTTTGCTTTTTGTATCGGCTCAACTATCGAGTATCCAGATTCCTCTTCAACGCCGAAATTGTCATTTGTTGAAACAGAAAGACGAAGTCATCATCACCATCCATGTCCTTGGAAAGTTGTTGGGCTTCACTTCCGAACGGGCTTGGCACCGGTTTGTGATCGGTAATTTGTTTCCCAAGGCCTTGTTCCCTGAACGTTCTCGGTACAACCGTCGCTGCCGAGCGCTTAGCTCTGCGATCAAGTGGATTCGGCACCAGCTGGCCAAGCGCGGGCAACACCATGCGTATGCGGTCGTGGACAGCTTGCCGATCGAGCTGTGTCATTCAGCTCGAATGCATCGCGTCAAACGGTTTCGTGGAATCGCCGATATTGGCTATTGTGCTTCCAAAAAGATCGCTTTCTATGAGTTGAAACTTCATCTGCAGGCCACCGATCAAGGGCTTCCGATGGGATATGTCGTCACCGAAGCGTCTTGTCACGACCGGGTGGCCGCTGAAACCGTCATGACACAAATTCCACATCCGTATAACCTAGGTGACAAGGGGTATATCATCCAAAAGCTGCAAAAGAAGCTATACGAAGAGTACCGAGTCGCTTTTTGGAAGCCCGTTCGAAAAAATCAGCGAGTTCACCAATCAGACGCATGGAAACAATGGATGAAACGAAAACGCAAAGTGATTGAAACCGTGTTTTCGATTTTAGTCGATTCGTATCGGATCACCGAGATTCGAGCGAACTCGGTTTCTGGATTTGAAACGGCACTGGATAGTATTTTACTGGCTTACTCCCTTGTTGTTCTTGGGCTAGTTGAGCGTTAA
- a CDS encoding diacylglycerol kinase, translating to MKRARIIYNPTSGREIFKKHLPDVLIRLEQAGYETSCHATTGAGDATEAARRAVEREFDLVIAAGGDGTINEVVNGLAEASYRPNLGIIPVGTTNDFARAIGVPRSIEGACDVIVNGEAVPIDIGAVTNEGKTHYFINIAGGGRLTELTYEVPSKLKTMIGQLAYYLKGIEMLPSLHPVHVKIEYDGKMFEGAVMLFLVSLTNSVGGFEKLAPNSSLNDGMFDLIILKETNLAEFIKIATLALRGEHIHDPHIIYTKANRVKVYTEENMQLNLDGEYGGMLPGEFVNLYRHINVFVPKEKAEQMRTGE from the coding sequence ATGAAACGAGCACGTATTATTTATAATCCGACGTCAGGAAGGGAAATATTTAAAAAACATTTGCCTGATGTACTGATTCGACTTGAACAAGCAGGATATGAAACATCGTGTCATGCGACAACAGGGGCAGGGGATGCGACAGAGGCCGCAAGAAGAGCGGTAGAACGCGAATTTGATCTCGTCATTGCCGCAGGTGGGGATGGAACGATTAACGAAGTAGTAAACGGGCTAGCTGAGGCTTCATATCGCCCGAACCTCGGCATTATTCCAGTCGGTACGACGAACGACTTTGCCCGTGCCATCGGCGTGCCACGTTCGATTGAAGGAGCGTGTGATGTGATCGTAAATGGGGAAGCGGTGCCGATTGACATTGGGGCAGTGACAAACGAAGGAAAAACACATTATTTTATTAACATCGCAGGCGGTGGGCGCTTAACGGAATTAACGTACGAAGTGCCAAGTAAATTAAAAACGATGATTGGTCAACTTGCCTACTATTTGAAAGGAATTGAGATGCTTCCTTCCCTTCATCCTGTTCATGTGAAAATTGAGTATGATGGCAAAATGTTTGAAGGCGCTGTGATGCTTTTTCTCGTTTCGCTGACGAACTCTGTTGGCGGCTTTGAAAAATTAGCCCCAAATTCATCGTTAAATGACGGCATGTTTGATTTAATTATTTTAAAAGAAACGAACTTAGCAGAATTTATTAAAATTGCAACGCTCGCACTACGTGGCGAACATATTCACGACCCACACATCATTTATACAAAAGCAAATCGCGTAAAAGTGTATACGGAAGAAAATATGCAGCTCAATTTAGATGGTGAGTATGGCGGAATGCTTCCAGGGGAATTTGTCAACTTGTACCGTCATATAAACGTATTTGTTCCGAAAGAAAAAGCTGAACAAATGAGAACAGGGGAATAA
- a CDS encoding sulfite exporter TauE/SafE family protein has product MAVEQLAFNRLYAVMLSFIVGIASGIVGAAGAFIIVPIMLVILKVPTRIAIGSSVAITFISSIGATVGKVMGGHMLLIPSLVMVIASLLAAPIGAKWSQKMNTKVLEYILLVLIVATVIKIWYEMFS; this is encoded by the coding sequence GTGGCGGTAGAGCAACTTGCATTTAACCGATTGTATGCAGTTATGTTATCGTTTATTGTCGGAATTGCTTCCGGTATCGTCGGAGCAGCAGGAGCGTTTATTATTGTACCGATTATGCTCGTCATTTTAAAAGTGCCAACGCGCATTGCGATCGGTTCATCGGTGGCAATTACATTCATTTCATCGATCGGGGCGACGGTTGGAAAAGTGATGGGGGGGCATATGCTCCTCATTCCATCGCTTGTGATGGTCATTGCTAGTTTACTAGCGGCGCCGATCGGGGCAAAATGGAGTCAAAAAATGAACACAAAAGTGTTGGAATACATTTTGCTTGTATTAATTGTAGCGACTGTGATAAAAATTTGGTATGAAATGTTTTCGTAA
- a CDS encoding OsmC family protein: MNKMTFIVQATTEGMTTRAKAGKHEFVIDEAKQMGGQDLGANPLQMLLGALAACENVTARVVAREMNFDLQDMTFTVKGQFDPRGFMGDPSVRPYFDNVSVEVAVKTNESEERIMQLKEKVEARCPVYTLFKAAGVQMNDQWYKA; this comes from the coding sequence ATGAATAAAATGACATTTATCGTTCAAGCAACTACTGAAGGAATGACAACACGGGCAAAGGCTGGAAAACATGAATTTGTGATTGATGAAGCGAAACAAATGGGAGGACAAGATTTAGGAGCAAATCCACTTCAAATGTTACTTGGAGCGCTTGCGGCATGTGAAAATGTGACTGCTCGCGTCGTGGCGCGGGAGATGAACTTTGATTTACAAGACATGACTTTTACAGTAAAGGGACAGTTTGACCCGCGCGGATTTATGGGGGATCCATCTGTTCGTCCTTATTTTGACAATGTGTCTGTCGAAGTAGCTGTGAAAACGAACGAAAGTGAAGAACGTATAATGCAACTGAAAGAAAAAGTCGAAGCGCGTTGCCCAGTATATACGTTATTTAAAGCAGCAGGTGTACAAATGAATGATCAATGGTACAAAGCGTAG
- the istB gene encoding IS21-like element IS5376 family helper ATPase IstB translates to MKERIHEYCHQLHLPVMAERWSAMAEYASTHNISYSEFLFRLLEAEIVEKQARSIQTLIKLSKLPYRKTIDTFDFTAQPSVDERRIRELLTLSFIDRKENILFLGPPGIGKTHLAISIGMEAIARGYKTYFITAHDLVNQLRRADQEGKLEKKLRVFVKPTVLIIDEMGYLKLDPNSAHYLFQVIARRYEHAPIILTSNKSFGEWGEIVGDSVLATAMLDRLLHHSIIFNLKGESYRLREKRIQQEKQKDQ, encoded by the coding sequence ATGAAAGAACGCATACACGAGTATTGCCACCAACTCCATTTGCCTGTCATGGCGGAGCGATGGTCCGCCATGGCAGAATACGCCTCTACTCATAATATATCATATTCAGAGTTTTTATTCCGCTTATTAGAGGCAGAAATCGTCGAAAAACAGGCACGATCGATCCAAACGCTCATCAAGCTGTCCAAACTGCCGTATCGCAAGACGATCGATACGTTTGATTTTACCGCGCAGCCTTCGGTGGATGAGCGCCGGATTCGAGAGCTGCTTACGTTGTCCTTTATTGACCGGAAAGAAAATATCCTCTTTCTCGGTCCACCGGGGATTGGAAAGACACATCTGGCCATTTCGATTGGAATGGAGGCGATCGCAAGAGGGTATAAAACGTATTTTATTACCGCTCACGATTTGGTCAATCAGTTAAGAAGAGCCGACCAGGAAGGAAAGTTGGAGAAAAAGCTTCGTGTCTTTGTGAAGCCAACCGTTCTCATTATTGATGAAATGGGGTACCTAAAACTGGACCCGAACAGCGCTCATTACTTATTTCAAGTGATCGCTCGTCGGTACGAGCATGCCCCGATTATCCTCACCTCCAACAAAAGCTTCGGGGAATGGGGAGAAATCGTGGGAGACTCGGTTTTGGCGACAGCGATGTTAGATCGATTACTGCATCATTCCATCATTTTCAACCTAAAGGGGGAAAGCTATCGATTACGGGAAAAGAGGATCCAACAAGAAAAACAGAAGGATCAATGA